The Hymenobacter sp. GOD-10R genome includes a window with the following:
- a CDS encoding DUF262 domain-containing HNH endonuclease family protein, with protein sequence MSKPFTPHAKGIAELFTKSERKRLVVPAFQRGFSWEKQQIGAFWEDTIAFGKEYQQAPTAATYFLGSIVVTSGEEDIKILDGQQRLATITMLLCAIRNKARSLQNDKGHNLARDIHRDYITKENEDENEENIIYSLTLGELDGEYFRRTIQSDPPLHVEVQLKSHKLIHDGNKLINDYVGQLIDSLTKEEAIKKLSSLKNWCTKGMQMVSIEVSNDEDAYHIFETLNDRGMSLSTVDLLINLLLQKANSAQRPHIRQSWNEIIENFGRKDINRFLRHVWISEFGDLKNKTLYKALKLYIEENKVSSQEFSDRCLSDSTTYINLLDQKDIPEGSISNVYGITKALGMGYTLPILLSAKRHLSDKNFIKITNTLSTICTRTYIINYNPTIVEEILYESAKKLTTLGREGKNESQILSQVNDYLSALNISDDAVLSSLQNESSISVNNTAALWILKNIINKQQSITGEFAVSNSNVEHIFPQKPTVDSWNNISELKPYTYHFGNLTVLQAKLNDAAANSSFKNKRDNYYKKSEIIISKSIVNYTEWTKDAILQRAQELGQLLNSTFNNSAKSIKQMVKKSDITKTEKLKTAKTS encoded by the coding sequence ATGAGCAAGCCATTCACCCCTCATGCTAAAGGGATTGCAGAACTATTTACCAAAAGTGAAAGAAAAAGGCTTGTCGTACCGGCATTTCAACGCGGCTTTAGTTGGGAAAAACAACAAATAGGTGCTTTTTGGGAAGATACAATTGCTTTCGGGAAAGAGTATCAGCAAGCTCCTACAGCAGCAACATATTTTTTAGGTTCTATAGTTGTTACTAGTGGAGAAGAAGATATTAAAATACTTGATGGCCAACAGAGACTTGCTACTATAACAATGCTTTTGTGTGCAATAAGGAATAAAGCAAGATCATTACAGAATGACAAGGGCCATAACCTTGCAAGAGATATCCATAGAGACTATATAACTAAGGAGAATGAGGACGAGAATGAAGAAAATATAATATATAGCTTAACGTTAGGGGAGCTCGATGGCGAATACTTTAGAAGAACAATACAATCTGATCCACCTCTTCATGTAGAAGTACAACTAAAATCACACAAATTAATTCATGATGGCAATAAACTAATAAATGACTATGTAGGACAACTAATCGATAGCTTGACTAAAGAAGAGGCCATAAAGAAGTTATCATCATTAAAGAATTGGTGCACAAAGGGCATGCAAATGGTATCGATAGAAGTCAGCAACGACGAAGACGCATATCACATTTTTGAGACACTCAATGATAGAGGCATGAGTTTATCTACTGTAGATCTGCTCATAAACTTACTATTGCAAAAAGCCAACTCTGCGCAGAGACCTCACATTAGACAAAGCTGGAACGAGATTATAGAGAATTTTGGAAGAAAAGACATAAACAGGTTTCTTAGACATGTATGGATATCAGAATTTGGTGATCTAAAGAATAAGACATTATACAAAGCATTAAAATTGTACATAGAAGAGAATAAAGTATCTAGTCAAGAGTTCAGTGATAGATGCCTTAGCGATTCCACAACCTATATAAATCTTTTAGATCAAAAAGATATACCAGAAGGATCAATATCGAATGTATATGGAATAACAAAGGCGTTAGGTATGGGATATACTTTACCTATTCTTTTGTCTGCCAAGAGACATCTTTCTGATAAGAATTTTATTAAAATAACAAATACTTTATCAACAATATGCACGAGAACTTATATTATTAACTATAATCCCACTATTGTTGAAGAAATTCTTTATGAATCCGCAAAAAAGCTAACAACACTTGGTAGAGAAGGCAAGAATGAAAGCCAAATTTTGTCTCAGGTCAATGACTATCTTTCTGCATTGAATATCAGCGATGATGCAGTATTATCTTCTTTACAAAATGAGAGCTCAATCAGCGTCAACAATACTGCTGCGCTTTGGATATTAAAGAATATTATAAATAAACAACAATCTATCACAGGTGAATTTGCAGTCAGCAATAGTAATGTAGAACATATTTTCCCACAGAAACCTACTGTAGATTCATGGAATAATATATCGGAGCTAAAGCCTTACACTTATCACTTTGGCAATCTAACTGTTTTACAGGCTAAGCTCAATGATGCCGCTGCTAACTCAAGTTTTAAGAACAAGAGAGACAATTATTACAAAAAATCAGAAATCATTATTAGTAAGAGCATAGTTAATTATACAGAATGGACAAAAGATGCTATTCTACAACGTGCCCAAGAACTAGGACAGCTATTAAACTCTACTTTCAATAATTCAGCAAAATCAATAAAACAAATGGTCAAAAAGTCAGATATAACAAAGACAGAAAAGCTAAAAACAGCCAAAACGTCATAA
- the clpB gene encoding ATP-dependent chaperone ClpB yields MNFNNYTIKAQEAVQKATEIAGANQQQAIETGHLLKGILQSDENVVSFLTKKLGANQNLLNTRLDAVVNGYPKVSGGSPYLSNEANSALQRATNYLKEFDDELVSVEHLLLGLLSGKDSTATLMKDAGFSEKELKAAIKELRGGRKVTSQTAEDQYQSLNRYARNLNEQVKTGKMDPVIGRDEEIRRVLQILSRRTKNNPVLLGEPGVGKTAIVEGLAQRIVAGDVPENLKDKVIMSLDMGLLIAGAKYKGEFEERLKSVIKEVTDSEGQIILFIDEMHTLIGAGAGGEGAMDAANLLKPALARGELHSIGATTLKEYQKYIEKDKALERRFQAVMVDEPTIEDAISIMRGIKEKYELHHGVRITDDAVIAAVELSSRYITDRFLPDKAIDLMDEAAAKLRIELNSMPVELDEVQRRIMQLEIEREAIRREDNRDREAVLSKEIAELATKRDDLKARWQGEKDVLTNIQTVKESIDRFKVEAEQAERQGDYGRVAELRYGKIQEAEAKLKELQTQASENKDGGSMLQEVVTQEDIAEVVAKWTGIPVSKMLASDREKLLNLEGELGKRVAGQSEAIAAISDAVRRSRAGLQDPRRPIGSFIFLGTTGVGKTELAKALAEYLFNDENAMVRIDMSEYQERHAVSRLIGAPPGYVGYDEGGQLTEAVRRKPYSVILLDEIEKAHPDVFNILLQVLDDGRLTDNKGRVANFKNTIIIMTSNTGADIIQKNFKELNEYNHDEVVDRTREEVIDRLKQHMRPEFLNRIDEIIMFQPLKRKEIRRIVDIQFRQIQQRLEEAGIRLEATDEVLDYLGEQGFDPQFGARPLKRVLQRVILNELSKDILSGRVSKDAVVEAVLQDGQVRFENVDVQIPGL; encoded by the coding sequence ATGAACTTTAATAACTATACCATCAAGGCGCAGGAGGCTGTGCAGAAGGCCACCGAAATTGCCGGCGCCAACCAGCAGCAGGCCATCGAGACGGGCCACCTGTTGAAGGGAATTCTGCAATCGGACGAGAACGTAGTTAGCTTCCTCACCAAGAAGCTAGGTGCGAACCAGAACCTGCTAAATACCCGCCTGGATGCCGTAGTAAACGGTTATCCGAAGGTGAGCGGTGGGTCGCCGTACCTGTCGAACGAAGCCAACTCGGCTTTGCAGCGGGCTACGAACTACCTAAAAGAATTTGACGATGAACTTGTGTCGGTGGAACACCTGCTGCTAGGTCTGCTCAGCGGTAAGGATAGCACCGCTACGCTAATGAAGGATGCGGGCTTCTCGGAAAAAGAGCTGAAAGCCGCCATCAAAGAGCTACGCGGGGGCCGCAAAGTGACCAGCCAAACCGCCGAAGACCAGTACCAGAGCCTGAACCGCTATGCTCGTAACTTGAACGAGCAAGTGAAAACCGGCAAAATGGACCCGGTAATCGGCCGCGATGAAGAGATTCGTCGGGTGCTGCAAATCTTGTCGCGCCGCACCAAGAACAACCCGGTGCTACTCGGTGAGCCCGGCGTTGGTAAGACCGCCATTGTGGAAGGCCTCGCCCAGCGCATCGTGGCCGGCGACGTGCCTGAAAACCTGAAAGACAAGGTGATCATGAGCCTAGATATGGGCTTGCTGATTGCCGGTGCTAAATACAAAGGCGAGTTTGAGGAACGCCTCAAATCCGTCATCAAAGAAGTAACGGACTCGGAAGGCCAGATCATTCTGTTCATCGACGAGATGCACACCCTGATTGGGGCTGGTGCGGGCGGCGAGGGCGCTATGGACGCGGCCAACCTGCTCAAGCCTGCCTTAGCCCGCGGCGAGTTGCACTCCATTGGTGCGACCACGCTGAAGGAGTATCAGAAGTACATCGAGAAGGACAAGGCGCTGGAGCGTCGTTTCCAGGCCGTGATGGTAGATGAGCCGACCATTGAGGACGCCATCAGCATCATGCGCGGTATCAAGGAGAAGTACGAGCTGCACCACGGCGTGCGTATTACGGATGATGCCGTAATTGCCGCCGTTGAACTCAGCTCGCGCTATATCACCGACCGCTTCCTGCCCGACAAAGCCATCGACTTGATGGACGAGGCGGCAGCAAAACTGCGCATCGAACTGAACTCCATGCCCGTGGAGCTCGACGAAGTGCAGCGCCGCATTATGCAGCTGGAGATTGAGCGCGAAGCCATCCGCCGCGAAGATAATCGCGACCGGGAAGCCGTGCTCAGCAAGGAAATTGCGGAGCTAGCTACCAAGCGCGACGACTTGAAAGCTAGGTGGCAGGGCGAAAAGGACGTGCTGACCAACATCCAGACGGTAAAGGAAAGCATTGACCGCTTCAAGGTGGAAGCCGAGCAAGCCGAACGCCAAGGCGACTATGGCCGCGTGGCTGAGCTGCGCTACGGCAAGATCCAAGAAGCCGAAGCCAAGCTGAAGGAGCTGCAAACTCAAGCCAGCGAAAACAAAGACGGTGGCTCGATGCTGCAAGAGGTGGTGACCCAAGAGGACATTGCCGAAGTGGTAGCCAAGTGGACTGGCATTCCCGTGAGCAAGATGCTCGCCAGCGACCGGGAGAAACTCCTGAACCTAGAAGGTGAGCTAGGTAAGCGCGTAGCCGGTCAGTCGGAAGCCATTGCGGCTATTTCGGATGCTGTGCGTCGTTCGCGGGCCGGTCTGCAAGACCCACGTCGCCCGATTGGTTCGTTCATCTTCCTCGGCACCACTGGGGTTGGTAAGACGGAGCTAGCTAAGGCCCTGGCTGAGTACTTGTTCAACGACGAAAACGCCATGGTGCGCATCGACATGAGTGAGTACCAGGAGCGTCATGCCGTATCGCGCCTCATCGGGGCACCTCCCGGATACGTGGGCTACGACGAAGGTGGTCAGCTAACGGAAGCCGTGCGCCGCAAGCCATACTCGGTGATCTTACTCGACGAGATTGAGAAAGCGCACCCTGATGTGTTCAACATCCTGCTCCAAGTGCTGGATGATGGTCGCCTCACCGACAACAAAGGCCGGGTGGCGAACTTCAAGAACACCATCATCATCATGACCTCTAACACCGGAGCCGACATCATTCAGAAGAATTTTAAAGAGCTGAATGAATATAACCATGATGAAGTAGTGGACCGGACCCGCGAGGAGGTAATCGACCGCCTCAAGCAGCATATGCGCCCTGAGTTCCTGAACCGGATTGATGAAATCATCATGTTCCAGCCGCTCAAGCGCAAGGAAATCCGCCGCATCGTGGATATCCAGTTCCGCCAGATTCAGCAGCGCCTGGAAGAAGCCGGCATCCGCTTGGAAGCCACCGACGAGGTGCTCGACTACCTAGGTGAGCAAGGCTTCGATCCGCAGTTCGGTGCTCGTCCGCTGAAGCGCGTGTTGCAGCGCGTGATTCTGAACGAGTTGTCAAAAGACATTCTCTCAGGTCGCGTGAGCAAGGATGCGGTGGTAGAAGCCGTGCTGCAAGATGGCCAGGTACGCTTCGAGAACGTGGACGTGCAGATTCCAGGATTGTAA
- a CDS encoding HupE/UreJ family protein has product MASVFQTYLKLGFFHIFNLQAYDHLVFLLALCAPYVLTDWRRVIALVTSFTVGHSLTLALATLGFVKYDVQVIETLIPITILLTCVLNMRQTGREDSRRLDRSSWRQGSVVLALPNLLAAVFGLIHGLGFSSYLRELLGRQSRPVLELLAFNLGVEFGQLLIVLIILLVGFTMLQVFRVARRDWILAVSSAAAGIAVVLLLGV; this is encoded by the coding sequence ATGGCTTCCGTTTTTCAGACTTACCTCAAACTCGGGTTTTTCCACATCTTCAACCTGCAGGCCTACGATCATCTCGTCTTCCTGCTGGCCCTTTGTGCGCCTTACGTGCTAACCGATTGGCGACGAGTGATAGCCCTGGTAACCAGCTTCACCGTGGGGCACAGCCTGACCCTAGCGCTGGCTACCCTAGGTTTTGTAAAGTACGATGTTCAGGTAATTGAAACCCTGATTCCGATTACCATCCTGCTGACGTGCGTGCTGAACATGCGGCAGACTGGCCGCGAAGATTCCCGCCGCCTCGACCGCAGTTCCTGGCGTCAGGGGTCGGTTGTGTTGGCGCTGCCCAACTTGCTGGCCGCCGTCTTCGGACTGATTCATGGGCTAGGATTTTCGAGCTACCTACGCGAGCTGCTTGGCCGCCAGAGCCGCCCCGTACTAGAGCTGTTGGCGTTCAACCTAGGGGTTGAATTTGGTCAGCTGCTTATTGTGCTGATCATTCTGCTGGTGGGGTTTACCATGTTACAAGTCTTCCGGGTAGCGCGCCGCGACTGGATCCTGGCGGTGAGCAGCGCGGCGGCGGGCATCGCTGTGGTGCTCTTGCTGGGTGTTTGA
- a CDS encoding pectinesterase family protein, translating into MVPHSTYRAALPTNKRWFLLVLLLLGSAFYSPLFAYDLVVAKDGSGNYKTVQAAIDAVPTGRTSVYTIFIKNGIYQEKVTVPANKPFVQLIGESVANTILTWNDNANTPNGSGGTLGTGGSGSVTVNATDFSALNITFVNSFGDGSQAVAVSLYADRAAFKNCRFQGNQDTLLNYGNGRQYFKDCYIDGNVDFIFGNAIALFDNCVIYAKTRTTAGSSFITAANTPPGQTYGYVFRNTKIPSNTGGTQYYLGRPWQNSTGSSPLAENKVVFLKTTIGANQILPAGWVTWDAGTDVTKITYAEYQTRYFNGKLVPVNQRVTWSKQLTSADTAQYVKAKLFGTWDPCTVVAGFCTTLNTPDIAVSNFRATKGATQATLDWNISWAMSQIKYELFRSTDNVTFNKIYEATAQNDSTYNFQATDALPAAGNIYYYYLRASKAGLATHTTPTIEVSSVPTINITGGTITFAQYSNGPSAPQTYVLAGVNLLGSVTITPPPSYEVSANGGTTWYNSATPLVLSQANNTLASTTISVRLNASAAGTYGGNIVHTSTGAAPVNVAVNGTKVNTPQPVSVPLQWWPLKVNNQDSAAVRSTSVIASSSTLRNFYVSNGTTVPAIKAYSKAFGQALGASANGDGTWVPNPSSNPNRRYYEEFTLTTSPNSTSIRVDSLVFTAGFYGTANGRLAVLVSRSGFVSDSTELTGGRGPVGSLNSSTGLGTFASPLVLANQTNGVTTTFRYPLNSTTGLTISTGQKLTVRLYFSAGTTSAGRYSLLKDVHFKGERLNVTAANKPLAGTSFHVYPNPTHEGNLTVELGGYAQDVTLTLCNALGQQIFSTKVKAGQTQKVLPLGKLASGVYMLRAQSQGGTDVRRIVRE; encoded by the coding sequence ATGGTTCCACATTCTACTTACCGTGCGGCCCTGCCCACCAACAAGCGTTGGTTTCTCCTTGTCTTGTTGCTGCTTGGCTCAGCGTTCTACTCGCCGCTTTTCGCCTACGACTTAGTGGTGGCGAAAGACGGAAGCGGCAACTACAAAACGGTGCAGGCCGCCATTGATGCTGTACCCACCGGCCGCACATCGGTCTATACCATCTTTATCAAGAATGGTATTTACCAGGAGAAGGTGACGGTGCCAGCTAATAAGCCTTTCGTGCAACTGATCGGTGAAAGTGTGGCCAATACCATCCTTACCTGGAACGACAACGCCAACACCCCGAACGGCTCCGGTGGCACCCTAGGTACTGGCGGCTCAGGCAGCGTGACGGTGAATGCCACCGACTTTTCGGCGCTGAATATCACGTTCGTTAACTCCTTCGGCGACGGTTCGCAGGCAGTAGCAGTGAGCTTGTACGCTGATCGGGCCGCTTTTAAGAATTGCCGGTTCCAGGGCAACCAAGACACGCTGCTCAACTACGGCAACGGTCGGCAGTACTTCAAGGATTGCTACATCGACGGCAACGTGGACTTTATATTCGGCAACGCTATTGCGCTGTTCGACAACTGCGTGATTTATGCGAAGACGCGCACGACAGCGGGCAGCTCCTTTATCACGGCCGCGAATACCCCGCCCGGTCAGACCTACGGGTATGTATTTCGGAACACCAAAATTCCGTCGAACACTGGTGGCACGCAGTACTACCTAGGTCGGCCCTGGCAAAATTCCACTGGCTCATCACCACTAGCCGAAAACAAAGTTGTGTTCCTGAAGACGACCATCGGCGCCAATCAGATTCTACCAGCCGGCTGGGTCACCTGGGATGCTGGCACCGATGTAACGAAGATCACCTACGCCGAGTACCAGACGCGCTACTTCAATGGCAAACTGGTACCCGTGAACCAGCGCGTGACTTGGTCGAAGCAACTGACGAGTGCTGATACAGCTCAGTACGTGAAGGCCAAGCTGTTTGGTACTTGGGACCCGTGCACGGTAGTCGCAGGCTTCTGCACTACCCTGAACACGCCCGACATTGCGGTATCGAACTTCCGGGCTACCAAAGGCGCTACGCAGGCTACGCTCGACTGGAATATTAGCTGGGCCATGAGTCAGATCAAGTATGAGCTGTTTCGCTCGACGGATAATGTGACCTTCAATAAAATATACGAAGCCACAGCCCAGAATGACTCGACCTACAACTTCCAGGCAACCGATGCGCTACCTGCCGCTGGTAATATCTACTACTATTACTTGCGTGCTTCCAAAGCGGGCCTAGCTACGCACACTACTCCCACTATTGAGGTATCGAGTGTGCCGACCATCAACATTACAGGTGGCACTATTACCTTTGCGCAGTACAGCAACGGGCCTTCCGCCCCGCAGACGTACGTGCTGGCGGGCGTAAACCTCCTAGGCAGCGTGACCATTACGCCACCGCCTAGCTATGAAGTGTCGGCGAACGGCGGCACAACGTGGTATAACTCGGCCACTCCGCTCGTCCTCTCCCAAGCGAACAATACCCTAGCTAGCACCACTATTAGCGTACGCCTGAATGCCTCGGCGGCGGGCACGTACGGCGGCAACATCGTGCACACGAGCACGGGGGCTGCTCCCGTCAATGTAGCCGTGAATGGCACGAAGGTGAATACGCCACAGCCCGTATCAGTGCCCTTGCAATGGTGGCCTCTGAAAGTGAATAACCAAGATAGCGCAGCTGTCCGCAGCACAAGTGTAATTGCGAGCAGCTCCACGTTGCGTAATTTTTACGTTTCGAATGGCACGACGGTACCAGCAATCAAGGCTTACTCGAAGGCATTTGGTCAGGCGCTGGGCGCGTCGGCAAACGGTGATGGCACGTGGGTACCGAACCCTAGCAGCAACCCTAACCGCCGGTATTATGAGGAGTTCACCTTGACTACTTCGCCCAACAGCACCTCTATCCGAGTCGATTCATTGGTGTTCACGGCTGGTTTTTACGGTACAGCCAACGGTCGCTTGGCCGTCCTAGTTTCGCGCAGTGGCTTCGTCTCCGATTCTACAGAGCTGACAGGCGGCCGAGGGCCGGTTGGCAGCCTCAATAGCAGTACCGGACTAGGCACCTTTGCTAGTCCGTTGGTGCTGGCCAACCAAACCAATGGCGTGACCACTACCTTTCGCTACCCATTGAACAGCACTACTGGGCTCACCATTAGCACAGGCCAGAAGCTCACGGTACGGCTCTATTTCTCGGCGGGCACGACCAGCGCCGGCCGTTACTCCTTGCTCAAGGACGTGCATTTTAAGGGAGAGCGGCTTAACGTGACGGCGGCAAACAAGCCGCTTGCTGGCACCTCGTTCCACGTTTATCCGAACCCTACCCACGAGGGCAACTTAACCGTGGAGCTAGGTGGTTACGCCCAAGACGTAACTCTAACCTTGTGCAATGCCTTGGGCCAGCAGATCTTCTCAACAAAAGTTAAAGCTGGTCAAACGCAAAAAGTGCTGCCGCTGGGCAAGCTAGCTTCGGGCGTGTACATGCTGCGGGCACAAAGCCAAGGCGGCACCGATGTCCGCCGGATTGTGCGGGAATAA
- a CDS encoding M1 family metallopeptidase has product MLKHLLLVAGALGLATMPLRAQTTNSGTDKFAQLGTELPTPNEYRTASGAPGHAYWQQRADYNIRVKLDDEKQAITGSEDITYTNLSPDVLTYLWVQLDQNILDKNSMTTATQIAQVQEKMSFQAMDYLMKSDFDGGFKIESVKMKGGKDLPHTINHTMMRIDLPTPLRPKQSVTFSVAWHYNINDQLKISERSGYEYFPEDKNYLYEIAQFYPRMAVYSDNQGWQQKQFLGQGEFTLPFGDYRVSITAPADHVVGATGVLVNPDQVLSAAQRKRLQQAKTATKPVLVVEQPEAVKAEGSRAKGTKTWTFAAENVRDFAWCSSRKFIWDALGVKQNGKDVMCMSYYPKEGNPLWGQYSTQVVAHTIKTYSKFTIPYEYPVAISVHGPVGGMEYPMICFNGGRPEKDGTYSAERKYGMISVIIHEVGHNFFPMIINSDERQWTWMDEGLNSFVQFLTEQEWQRDYPSRRGEPKNIVPYMSMDKSLQNPIMTNSESVLQLGNNAYGKPATALNVLRETVMGRQLFDYAFKEYARRWAYKHPEPADFFRTMEDASGVDLDWFWRGWFYGTDHTDLSIEGVKWYTVDSKNPEIENARKREMINAAPKTITQQRNLTDLQKTLVDDKPELKDFYNTYDPTATTDADRARYQKYIQTLSPEQQKRLNNGLQFYEVNLRNLGGLLMPVIVQMTYEDGKQELVNIPAEIWRKNNEVVTKVFITEKPVVAFSLDPYLQTADTDVSNNSFPRKLAPSRFELFQQQQQAVPNPMQMQSSAANPEKKANGTGTTGGTN; this is encoded by the coding sequence ATGCTGAAACACTTACTTTTAGTGGCTGGCGCCCTCGGGCTGGCTACTATGCCGTTGCGGGCCCAAACCACCAACTCCGGCACGGATAAGTTTGCGCAGCTCGGCACGGAGTTGCCGACGCCCAACGAGTACCGCACAGCCAGCGGTGCCCCTGGTCACGCTTACTGGCAGCAGCGCGCCGACTACAACATCCGCGTGAAGCTCGACGACGAGAAGCAGGCCATTACTGGCTCGGAGGACATCACCTACACGAACCTCTCGCCCGATGTGCTGACGTATCTGTGGGTACAGCTCGATCAGAACATCCTGGATAAGAACTCCATGACCACCGCCACGCAGATCGCGCAGGTACAGGAGAAGATGTCGTTTCAGGCCATGGACTACCTGATGAAGTCGGACTTCGACGGCGGGTTCAAGATTGAATCGGTGAAGATGAAGGGTGGCAAAGACCTGCCGCACACCATCAACCACACCATGATGCGCATCGACCTGCCCACGCCTTTGCGGCCGAAGCAGTCGGTGACGTTCAGCGTAGCGTGGCACTACAACATCAACGACCAACTCAAAATCAGTGAGCGTTCGGGCTACGAATACTTCCCCGAGGACAAGAACTATCTCTACGAAATTGCGCAGTTCTACCCGCGCATGGCCGTGTACTCTGATAACCAGGGCTGGCAGCAGAAGCAGTTCCTAGGTCAGGGCGAGTTTACGCTGCCTTTCGGCGATTACCGTGTGAGCATTACTGCCCCCGCCGACCACGTGGTGGGTGCCACTGGCGTGTTGGTGAACCCCGATCAAGTACTGTCGGCCGCGCAGCGCAAGCGTTTACAGCAAGCCAAAACGGCAACGAAGCCCGTGTTGGTTGTAGAGCAACCTGAGGCAGTGAAGGCCGAGGGAAGCCGCGCCAAAGGCACTAAAACCTGGACATTTGCGGCCGAAAATGTCCGCGACTTTGCGTGGTGCAGCTCGCGCAAGTTTATCTGGGATGCCCTCGGTGTCAAGCAGAACGGCAAAGACGTGATGTGCATGAGCTACTATCCCAAGGAGGGCAACCCACTGTGGGGTCAGTACTCGACGCAGGTAGTGGCTCACACCATTAAAACCTACTCGAAATTCACGATTCCTTACGAGTACCCGGTTGCCATTTCGGTGCACGGGCCCGTGGGCGGCATGGAGTACCCTATGATTTGCTTTAACGGTGGCCGCCCCGAGAAGGACGGCACCTATTCGGCGGAGCGGAAATACGGAATGATTTCGGTGATTATCCACGAAGTCGGCCACAACTTCTTCCCCATGATCATCAACTCCGATGAGCGCCAGTGGACTTGGATGGATGAGGGCTTGAACAGCTTCGTGCAGTTTTTGACGGAGCAAGAATGGCAGCGCGACTATCCATCGCGCCGCGGCGAGCCGAAGAACATCGTGCCCTACATGAGCATGGATAAGAGCTTGCAGAACCCGATCATGACCAACTCGGAATCGGTGTTGCAGCTAGGCAACAACGCCTACGGCAAACCTGCTACCGCGCTGAACGTGCTGCGCGAAACGGTGATGGGTCGTCAGCTGTTCGACTACGCCTTCAAAGAATACGCCCGCCGCTGGGCCTACAAGCACCCTGAGCCGGCTGACTTCTTCCGCACCATGGAAGATGCCTCGGGCGTGGACCTCGACTGGTTCTGGCGCGGCTGGTTCTACGGTACCGACCACACTGACCTCAGCATCGAGGGCGTGAAGTGGTATACCGTGGATTCGAAAAACCCCGAGATTGAGAATGCCCGCAAGCGGGAGATGATCAACGCGGCGCCTAAAACCATTACCCAGCAGCGCAACCTCACCGATCTGCAGAAGACGCTGGTGGATGATAAGCCTGAGCTAAAGGACTTCTACAACACGTACGATCCTACTGCCACAACCGACGCCGACCGTGCTCGGTACCAGAAGTACATTCAGACGTTGAGCCCCGAGCAGCAGAAGCGTCTCAACAACGGCTTGCAATTCTATGAAGTGAACCTGCGCAACCTAGGTGGCCTCCTAATGCCCGTCATCGTGCAGATGACCTACGAGGACGGCAAACAGGAGCTGGTGAACATTCCGGCCGAAATTTGGCGCAAGAACAACGAAGTAGTAACGAAGGTCTTCATCACGGAAAAGCCCGTGGTGGCTTTCTCCCTCGACCCTTACCTGCAAACCGCTGATACCGACGTGAGCAACAATAGCTTCCCCCGCAAACTAGCTCCGTCGCGCTTCGAGTTGTTTCAGCAGCAGCAGCAAGCGGTACCCAACCCGATGCAGATGCAGTCGAGCGCTGCCAATCCTGAGAAGAAGGCTAATGGTACCGGTACTACCGGCGGCACGAACTAA